A region from the Arachis ipaensis cultivar K30076 chromosome B01, Araip1.1, whole genome shotgun sequence genome encodes:
- the LOC107608618 gene encoding uncharacterized protein LOC107608618 has product MRYLSQSEKIITLGEVDEGICGTHQAGERMKWVLRRDQVYYSSMVKDCIDYAKACQECQKHGVIQQISTSKLHLIIKPSPFRRWTLDLIGMIHPPSSKNHKFFLVAIDYFTTWVEAIPLIEVGQNEIINFTEEHIIYQFRIPQTLSTDQGTMFTGQRIKNFATSKNITMVTLTPYYAQANGQVKAANKILISLIKKQIGKKPHTWHETLSQVLWAYRNSVRGSINTSPYKLVYGHDAILPLEINPNTIRVLHQDELPVEDY; this is encoded by the coding sequence ATGAGATATTTGAGTCAGTCTGAGAAAATAATTACTCTTGGTGAAGTCGATGAGGGTATATGTGGTACCCATCAAGCTGGTGAAAGAATGAAGTGGGTATTGCGACGTGATCAAGTGTATTATTCGTCTATGGTCAAAGATTGCATTGATTATGCAAAAGCATGTCAAGAGTGTCAGAAGCATGGAGTAATACAACAAATTTCTACTTCTAAATTGCATTTGATTATAAAGCCTTCTCCATTTAGAAGATGGACATTGGATTTAATTGGAATGATTCACCCTCCATCATCTAAAAATCACAAATTTTTTTTAGTAGCGATTGACTATTTTACAACATGGGTGGAAGCTATCCCTTTGATAGAAGTTGGTCAAAATGAGATTATCAATTTCACAGAGGAACATATAATTTATCAATTTAGAATTCCTCAAACTTTAAGTACTGATCAAGGCACAATGTTTACTGGCCAACGTATAAAAAATTTTGCAACATCAAAGAATATAACTATGGTGACTTTGACCCCATATTATGCACAAGCAAATGGTCAGGTTAAAGCAGCAAATAAGattttaattagtttaattaagaAACAAATTGGCAAAAAACCTCACACTTGGCATGAAACTTTGAGTCAGGTGTTATGGGCTTATCGAAATTCAGTAAGAGGTTCGATAAACACGTCTCCTTATAAATTAGTTTATGGCCATGATGCAATTTTACCTTTAGAAATTAATCCTAATACTATAAGGGTGTTGCATCAAGATGAATTACCAGTTGAAGATTATTAG